In the genome of Salisaeta longa DSM 21114, one region contains:
- a CDS encoding plasmid partition protein ParG yields MAKKNTLSNAAKAKSGGYSASIEELKKKVAGDDERRKRLNVEIPESLHTELKVYATRHGASMTDIVEGLLREYLGE; encoded by the coding sequence ATGGCGAAGAAGAACACGCTGTCGAACGCCGCTAAAGCAAAATCGGGAGGTTACTCAGCAAGTATCGAGGAGCTAAAGAAGAAAGTGGCCGGCGATGACGAGCGCCGTAAGCGGCTAAACGTCGAAATTCCCGAGTCCCTGCACACAGAGTTGAAGGTATACGCTACGCGCCACGGTGCGAGCATGACCGATATTGTGGAGGGGTTGCTGCGTGAGTATTTGGGTGAATAA
- the parA gene encoding ParA family partition ATPase, translating into MATVIAVLNSKGGSGKSTISTNLAGALQLDGYSVIIADSDPQGTARDWRRVQEEDSNLPGVVGIDRPTLKKDTKEIEHAFDFIVIDGAAKLQEMIVSAVKAADVVLIPIQPSAADIWAVSEMVELIKTRQEITDGRPKACFVINRAIVGTNVASEVDEAVEAYGIPILDARTHQRIAFVEALAEGATVVHNAKGSKAANEITTIKNQLLEFIHGEEEHAVERR; encoded by the coding sequence ATGGCGACAGTCATCGCTGTTCTAAACAGCAAGGGTGGTAGCGGTAAGAGCACCATAAGCACCAATCTTGCTGGTGCGCTGCAGCTCGATGGATACTCCGTTATCATTGCGGACTCAGACCCGCAAGGGACGGCACGAGATTGGCGCCGGGTTCAAGAAGAAGACAGCAATCTTCCGGGCGTGGTTGGTATCGATCGTCCGACGCTGAAGAAAGATACGAAAGAAATCGAGCACGCCTTCGATTTCATTGTGATCGACGGAGCGGCCAAGCTACAAGAGATGATTGTCTCGGCCGTCAAGGCAGCTGATGTAGTTCTCATTCCGATCCAACCCAGTGCAGCCGATATCTGGGCTGTCTCAGAAATGGTTGAACTCATTAAGACGCGCCAAGAAATAACCGACGGCCGTCCGAAGGCTTGTTTCGTGATCAACCGTGCAATCGTGGGGACGAACGTCGCCAGTGAGGTAGACGAGGCGGTTGAAGCCTACGGCATTCCAATTCTGGATGCACGCACGCATCAGCGAATAGCGTTTGTTGAGGCCCTAGCTGAAGGGGCGACTGTTGTTCATAATGCGAAGGGAAGTAAAGCTGCAAACGAAATCACCACGATCAAGAATCAATTATTGGAGTTCATCCATGGCGAAGAAGAACACGCTGTCGAACGCCGCTAA